A region from the Clostridium beijerinckii genome encodes:
- a CDS encoding prepilin-type cleavage/methylation domain-containing protein, which produces MKKYGFTLIETVVSIFILTFLFSIGVSISKLGSDLSHDMEDTAYVYEIQNLLSYGKAVCKDKNKYGKITVKSSENEISFIEGWDNIERIIKLPKEIKIINNDISVLITSSGKISQGNTIKLIDKYGQRQDITIGVGVDLIVIKESEFV; this is translated from the coding sequence ATGAAGAAATATGGTTTTACACTAATAGAAACCGTAGTTAGTATATTTATATTAACTTTTTTATTTAGTATAGGGGTATCCATAAGCAAATTAGGAAGTGATTTATCACACGATATGGAAGATACAGCGTATGTGTATGAAATACAAAATTTACTTTCTTATGGTAAAGCAGTTTGCAAAGATAAAAATAAATATGGGAAAATCACAGTAAAGTCTAGTGAAAATGAGATTAGTTTTATAGAAGGCTGGGACAATATAGAAAGGATAATAAAATTACCTAAAGAAATTAAAATAATTAACAATGATATAAGTGTGCTAATAACTTCTTCTGGTAAGATATCACAAGGTAATACAATAAAACTTATAGATAAATATGGGCAAAGGCAAGATATAACAATTGGAGTTGGAGTAGATTTAATTGTTATTAAAGAGAGTGAATTTGTATGA
- a CDS encoding type II secretion system F family protein — translation MNNSNIRNKINEKSNSNLRYIKAFESLKFYDIRLRLLFKPKVNEEQLSLIASNLAQIYKDGIPITTALELVADILPNKTYKNSILKILMFIKQGKSLSEGFAQFEDLYPEFFIGIITIGENTGKLYEVLKGLNIYYDKSLFIKKEIKDASMYPSFIFVSMIILIIFLINKVIPEFCEIYKSMDIELPANCKFLYDIYSTFENNPALTIITMSSWTLIAIILSKCLFNKINCEKLIKIKIVKSFFEYIMVLLFSIITSTGINILQALQYCENSMSFAYLRKKIKEINISILNGRTLTEALGKSEIFSKYTLAIIKIREESGTIEEGFKELSNNLEYKLFEQIKKYLKLINPIFMVIMATFITIFLLGFVLPLFDNLKSGMR, via the coding sequence ATGAATAATAGTAACATTAGAAATAAAATTAATGAAAAATCCAACTCAAACTTGCGCTATATTAAAGCATTTGAGAGTTTGAAATTTTATGATATAAGATTGAGACTACTATTTAAACCCAAAGTAAATGAAGAACAATTATCTTTAATTGCAAGTAATTTAGCACAAATTTATAAGGATGGGATACCAATAACTACAGCTTTAGAATTGGTTGCTGATATTCTACCTAATAAAACATATAAAAATAGTATTTTAAAAATTTTGATGTTTATAAAGCAAGGCAAAAGTCTATCAGAAGGATTTGCACAATTTGAAGATTTATATCCTGAATTTTTTATAGGAATAATAACTATAGGCGAAAATACAGGTAAATTATATGAGGTATTAAAAGGTTTGAACATTTATTATGATAAATCTCTTTTTATAAAAAAGGAAATTAAAGATGCAAGTATGTATCCATCATTTATATTTGTATCAATGATAATACTAATTATCTTTCTGATAAATAAAGTTATTCCTGAGTTTTGTGAAATTTATAAATCTATGGATATTGAGTTACCTGCAAACTGTAAATTTTTATATGATATATATAGCACTTTTGAAAATAATCCAGCACTCACAATTATAACTATGAGTTCATGGACATTAATAGCAATCATACTTTCAAAATGTTTATTTAATAAAATTAATTGTGAGAAGTTAATAAAAATAAAGATAGTAAAATCTTTTTTTGAGTATATTATGGTTTTACTTTTTTCAATAATAACAAGTACAGGAATAAATATTTTACAGGCTCTTCAATATTGCGAAAATAGCATGAGCTTTGCTTATTTAAGAAAGAAAATAAAAGAAATTAATATCAGTATTTTAAATGGAAGGACACTTACAGAAGCTTTGGGGAAAAGTGAAATATTCTCAAAGTATACATTGGCAATTATAAAAATAAGAGAAGAAAGTGGAACAATAGAAGAAGGATTTAAAGAATTATCGAATAATTTAGAATATAAATTATTCGAACAAATAAAAAAGTATCTTAAATTAATTAATCCGATTTTCATGGTAATAATGGCTACTTTTATTACTATATTTTTATTAGGATTTGTACTTCCATTATTTGATAATTTGAAAAGTGGAATGAGATAA
- a CDS encoding pilus assembly protein TapB: MYNKNIVFKQIEEKNYEDLKNIIFGVEDRTLEEVLIFNAIEDKASDIHLEPRKNCVYVRYRINGTLVLVHKIDSSEYKTLASKIKLKANMDITERRRPQDGKIIVNYNEAKYDLRISSIPLVYGEKLVIRILYGDNFEYNLEDLGFSEEQIKLIRKIISSNNGLILVNGPTGSGKSTTLYTMLKEIDSKSLNVTTLEDPVEIVMENINQMSLNKKLDITFSNGLRSILRQDPDVIMIGEIRDEETANMAVRASITGHKVYSTIHCRSAREVYIRLENMGIKPYLLNDALVGIISQRLIKTLCDKCKKKDYENSVNERIIYKKCGCKACNFSGYGGRQIISAVYFLQDENKKSVEELYEDRNYLSNKNMKYDLENLLLQGKISNNDYFEFIEGERLNE; this comes from the coding sequence ATATATAATAAAAATATCGTATTTAAACAAATAGAAGAAAAAAACTATGAAGACTTAAAGAATATAATTTTTGGCGTAGAAGATAGAACTCTAGAAGAGGTTTTAATATTTAATGCTATAGAAGATAAAGCAAGTGATATTCACTTAGAACCACGAAAAAATTGCGTATATGTAAGGTATAGAATAAATGGTACCTTAGTTTTGGTTCATAAAATAGATTCAAGCGAATATAAAACTCTTGCATCAAAAATAAAATTAAAAGCCAATATGGACATTACCGAAAGGCGAAGACCACAAGATGGGAAGATAATAGTTAATTATAATGAAGCAAAATACGATTTGAGAATATCATCTATTCCATTAGTTTACGGAGAAAAATTGGTTATAAGAATACTATATGGTGATAATTTTGAATATAATCTTGAGGATTTAGGATTTTCTGAAGAACAAATTAAACTTATTAGAAAAATAATATCATCAAATAATGGTTTGATTTTAGTAAATGGACCAACTGGTTCTGGTAAAAGCACAACTTTATATACAATGTTAAAGGAAATTGATTCGAAATCATTAAATGTAACAACTTTAGAGGATCCAGTTGAAATTGTTATGGAAAATATTAACCAAATGAGTTTAAATAAAAAATTGGATATAACTTTCTCAAATGGACTTAGAAGTATATTAAGACAAGATCCAGATGTAATTATGATTGGAGAGATAAGAGATGAAGAAACTGCCAATATGGCTGTACGTGCTTCAATTACTGGGCACAAGGTATATAGTACAATTCACTGTAGATCTGCAAGAGAAGTTTACATAAGATTAGAGAATATGGGAATTAAGCCATATTTATTAAATGATGCATTAGTTGGGATAATATCACAAAGATTGATAAAGACATTGTGTGATAAATGCAAAAAGAAGGATTATGAAAATTCAGTAAATGAAAGAATAATATATAAAAAATGTGGATGTAAAGCTTGTAACTTCTCTGGATATGGCGGAAGACAAATTATAAGTGCAGTTTACTTTTTACAAGATGAAAATAAGAAAAGTGTAGAAGAATTATATGAAGACAGAAATTATTTATCAAATAAAAATATGAAATATGATTTAGAAAACTTGCTATTACAAGGAAAAATATCCAACAATGATTATTTTGAGTTCATAGAGGGAGAACGGCTAAATGAATAA
- a CDS encoding diaminopimelate epimerase: MNFYKMQGAGNDFVFIEDFNYEIKDECELAKKLCDRHFGIGADGLVIVRKSEIANAKMVIINADGSRANMCGNAIRCFGKYVYEHKIASGNKFSVETGDGIKEIEIILERDKVKYVRVYMGNPSYDGRDIPLNNIESLIEHEIIVDNKTYNITTVLMGVPHTIIFEEDREYDIVEEGSKIEKLDLFKEGSNVNFVKIIDETHIRVNTWERGAGATLACGTGCSAAVVVAKKLGLVDKTKEIFVKAPGGELIIEVFAEDVYMKGPAEVSFEGKTFL; encoded by the coding sequence ATGAATTTCTATAAAATGCAAGGTGCAGGAAATGATTTCGTATTTATTGAAGATTTTAATTATGAGATTAAAGATGAATGTGAACTAGCTAAGAAACTTTGTGATAGACATTTTGGAATCGGGGCTGATGGTTTAGTTATTGTCAGAAAATCAGAAATAGCAAATGCTAAGATGGTTATAATAAATGCAGATGGTTCAAGAGCTAATATGTGTGGAAATGCTATAAGGTGTTTTGGAAAGTATGTATATGAGCATAAAATTGCAAGTGGCAATAAATTTTCAGTTGAAACTGGAGATGGAATTAAGGAAATTGAGATAATATTAGAAAGAGATAAAGTTAAATATGTAAGAGTATATATGGGAAATCCATCTTATGACGGACGTGATATACCTTTAAATAATATAGAAAGTCTTATAGAACATGAAATTATTGTAGATAATAAAACTTACAATATTACTACAGTACTTATGGGAGTACCCCATACAATTATTTTTGAAGAAGATAGGGAATACGATATAGTAGAAGAAGGCTCTAAAATAGAAAAGCTTGACTTATTTAAAGAAGGAAGCAATGTTAATTTTGTAAAGATAATTGACGAAACTCATATAAGAGTTAATACTTGGGAAAGAGGTGCTGGTGCAACTCTTGCTTGTGGAACTGGATGCTCAGCAGCTGTAGTTGTAGCTAAGAAATTAGGACTTGTAGATAAGACAAAAGAAATTTTTGTTAAGGCACCAGGTGGTGAATTAATTATAGAAGTTTTTGCAGAAGATGTATATATGAAAGGACCAGCAGAAGTGTCATTTGAAGGTAAAACTTTTTTGTAA
- a CDS encoding fibronectin/fibrinogen-binding protein, with protein MALDGIYLYSLVNDLKKSILNCRIDKINQPEKDEIILTMRKDRSNIKLLISASPRFSRIHITNSVKPNPIKAPMYLMVLRKYILGGRITNITQKDSDRILIIEIENRDELGFDSVYSLIIEIMGRHSNITLVRNRDNKVMESIKHITPDINSFRVLYPGVDYVYPPSSTKLNPFSTTYEELNSFISNNSIIFDANFYSNCFTGISKLLSSDLYYNIIEYNNSPTKHEIYEKFKKFIDNLHESFSFYIYTNKSGIFKDFYCLELNSLEENFSLLPYSDPHTLLDTFYQKKDKQDRLQNKSTDLQKLIHTNIERCNKKSKILNETLKECAEKDSLRIKGDLLTSYIYTLKKGDSECTLLNFYSENEEQYIKIALDKTKTPSENVQRYYKKYNKLKTSEEYAKVQLEKNIEETEYLNSVLTNIINAESYDEIDEIKNELIETKYIRFRKNSKTSNKSKTSKPHHFVSSDGIDIYVGKNNLQNDYLSLKFANKNHLWLHAKDIPGSHVIVCSFEVPNKTLEEAAIIAGFYSKGKNSSKLPIDYTKVKELKKPNGSKPGMVIYHTNKSLIINPSDFNNLFKD; from the coding sequence ATGGCATTAGATGGTATCTACTTATATAGTTTAGTCAATGATTTAAAAAAATCAATATTAAATTGCAGAATAGATAAAATAAATCAACCTGAAAAAGATGAAATTATTTTAACTATGAGAAAAGATCGTAGCAACATAAAACTTTTAATTTCTGCATCTCCTAGGTTTTCCAGAATTCATATAACAAATTCAGTTAAACCAAATCCTATAAAAGCTCCTATGTATTTAATGGTTCTTAGAAAATACATATTAGGAGGTAGAATTACAAACATTACCCAAAAAGATAGTGATAGAATTTTAATAATAGAAATTGAAAATAGAGATGAACTAGGTTTTGATAGTGTATATTCCCTTATAATCGAAATTATGGGACGTCACTCTAACATAACTTTAGTTAGAAATAGAGACAATAAAGTTATGGAATCCATAAAACACATTACACCTGATATAAATAGTTTTAGAGTATTATATCCTGGAGTTGATTATGTTTATCCTCCATCATCTACTAAATTAAATCCTTTTTCTACTACTTATGAAGAATTAAATTCTTTTATAAGCAATAATTCTATTATTTTTGATGCTAATTTTTATTCTAATTGTTTTACAGGAATAAGTAAACTATTATCTAGCGATTTATATTATAACATCATTGAGTATAATAATTCACCTACAAAACACGAAATTTATGAAAAGTTTAAGAAATTTATAGATAATTTGCATGAAAGTTTCTCTTTTTATATATATACAAATAAATCGGGCATTTTTAAAGATTTTTATTGTTTAGAGTTAAATTCTTTAGAAGAAAATTTTTCATTGCTTCCATATAGTGATCCTCACACTTTACTAGATACTTTTTATCAAAAGAAAGATAAACAAGATAGACTCCAAAATAAATCTACAGATTTACAAAAACTCATTCATACAAATATTGAAAGATGTAATAAAAAATCAAAAATACTTAATGAAACTCTAAAAGAATGTGCTGAAAAAGATTCGTTAAGAATAAAAGGAGACCTTTTAACTTCTTATATTTACACACTAAAGAAGGGCGATAGCGAATGTACTTTATTAAATTTTTATAGTGAAAATGAAGAACAATATATTAAAATTGCTTTAGATAAAACAAAAACTCCTTCTGAAAATGTTCAGCGTTATTATAAAAAATACAATAAACTCAAAACCTCAGAAGAATATGCTAAAGTTCAGCTTGAAAAAAATATTGAAGAAACAGAATATTTAAATTCTGTTCTCACTAACATAATAAATGCTGAAAGCTATGACGAAATTGATGAAATAAAAAATGAATTAATTGAAACTAAATATATAAGATTTAGAAAAAATAGTAAAACTTCTAATAAATCAAAAACTTCTAAGCCTCATCATTTTGTTTCTAGTGATGGGATTGATATCTATGTAGGAAAAAACAACTTGCAAAATGATTATTTAAGTTTAAAATTTGCAAACAAAAATCACCTTTGGTTACATGCAAAAGATATTCCAGGTTCACATGTTATTGTTTGTTCTTTTGAAGTTCCAAATAAAACCCTTGAAGAAGCTGCAATAATTGCTGGATTTTATAGCAAGGGAAAAAATTCTTCGAAATTACCTATAGATTATACAAAAGTAAAAGAATTAAAAAAACCAAATGGATCAAAGCCTGGTATGGTTATTTATCATACTAACAAGTCTTTAATAATAAATCCAAGCGATTTTAATAATCTATTTAAAGATTAA